In Candidatus Moanabacter tarae, the genomic stretch TTTGAAACGAAGGTGCCTCTCCTTCGCAATCGATCTGATTATGCAATAGAATCCCAACTCAAACCTAGGTCCTATTCCCGAATTTACAATCATGTTTAAATCTATATCTCTATCCCGACCGCTCCGAGAATCCTTACGCTCGAGGATGCGCCCCCTGGTGCACTTGTTTTAGCCTGGCAATGCCTATATGAGTATAGATTTGAGTAGTGGAGAGACTAGCGTGCCCCAGGAGATCCTGAACGATTCTCAGGTCTGCGCCGTTATTGATGAGATGGGTTGCATAGGAGTGGCGGATTTTGTGGGGAGACATATCCATTGGCAGTCCAGCGATAGCCAAATAGCATTTCACCAGCTTCTGTACCTGTCTTACAGTCATCCGTTTCCCACTGTCGCTAACTAATACTGGACTATTATACGAGCTTTGGAGAGCAAATTCTGCCCTGAATTTCGTCAGGCATGCATGTGCCACCTTTCCAAGGGGACAAAGTCTTTCTTTGTTTCCCTTACCCCAGATCCGAGCTACCCCAGAATCGTTGTCGATCATTCCGTAGTTTAACGACACCAATTCGCTCACTCTCAACCCACCCCCGTAGAGTAATTCCAAAACTAATCTATCCCTCCAGGCTTGGAAGGGGGAATTTCGTTCGTTATCCAACAAACGCATTGGACTTTCTAATAGTTCCCTGATTTGAAACTCCGTGAGAAACTTCGGAAGGCTTTTCCGCAATTTAGGTAAAACCAGCCCTTGAAAAGGATTGGCCATAACGGCCTTTCTCTTGAGGAGATATCTGTAGAAGGTACGGAGGGCTGAGATATGATTGTGGAGAGTACGACGGGACAATGTTCGCTGGCTCTCGATAACAAAATCGCGAACTATTTTACTGTTGATAACATTAATGCGGCCGTCCCATTGGTTACTACGCGCCCAACTAAAGAACCGTGCGATCGCCTGACTGTAGTTTCTAAGGGTGTATGGAGAAAGACGCCGCTCTAAAGCTAGATAGTTGATGAATTCCTGGATACGTTGCTGTTCTTCTTTCATTACAAAACAACCACGTGAAATCCATTTCCCGTACAATGAAACGTAGTCAACGTTTGACGTAACCCTAGTCGATACCCAATACCTGCCGACCCTCCCGGGAGATCATATTTGGAGTCCACTTCGGGTCCCACACAATCTGCACATCAGCAGATGCAACTTCCGGCAGACTTTCGATTTTGGTACGCGCATCCTCCGCAATTACTGGACCCATTCCGCAACCTTGAGCTGTAAGGGTCATTTTAACTTCGACCCGACTCCTCCCATCCCCAAGTTCAGTCGCCTCAAGATCGTAGATTAAACCCAAGTCAACAATATTAACTGGAATCTCCGGATCGTAGCAGGTTCTTAGAGTATTCCAAATCTGATCCGTCGTCGACCCAACCGTTCCTTCTTCTGTAGGGATTGCATCATCCCCATTAAATTCCTTTACAAACCTTTCTCCCAGCGCATCGACATCTCTGCTACTGACTCTATATAATCCGTCCTCGTAGCGCACCGTCACACTGCCTCCGCGGGCTTGTGCAATGATCACCCGACTGCCCGCTAAAAGCTTAGCTGAGTCGCCCATCGGGACCAAAGTTACCTCGCAATCTCGGACTAGTTCAATCTCTTGCCCTTCCATGATACACCCTCCCAGTTAGCGGAATTCTACTGCTCCCTCTATCAATTACAACCTAATTAGGTGAAAACTCAATGGAAGCCTTTCCCGGTCGCAAATCTTCATCGTTTGCTTTAAGGGCAGAGTTGAAGCTGTGTGCAATAATTACTGCGGCATGGAGTTGTGGAAGGAAAAATAATTCCCTTTCGGTATCAGATATACAGATGGTTACAATTCCTTGTCTATTCCCCTCTCGACTTCTAGCCTAATTTACTGGACTCGATATTAATTATCTCACTTAATCCCGGTTCGGGATTTCTATATATAGGGGTCGTGGGGTTTCCCAAAAAAATTAATCCTCTAGTGGTGTCTCATCCATAGCTACACAAAAGAAGCGCGCTACATTGGAGAAAACTCCCTGAAATCGATAAGGAAAGAGAGTCAATGGAAGTAGGATTCTTTACGATGCCAATGCATCCTCCCGGTGTAGATTACACGGAATCTTTGGAGCATGATCTGGAACAAATTATAACCTTGGACAAACTTGGGTTCTGTGAAGCCTGGATTGGGGAACACTTCACTAGCGCCTGGGAGAACATACCGGCCCCGGATCTATTGATTGCCAGTGCAATCCATCAAACCGAAAGCATTGTCCTGGGTACAGGGGTAACATGCATGCCTAACCACAATCCATTTATGATCGCTAGCCGCATCGCTCAACTTGATCACATGTGCCGCGGTCGATTTCATTGGGGCGTAGGATCAGGTGGCTTCCCTGGCGATTTCGAAGTTTTTGGTTTTGATCCCAAGACGGGTGAGCAACGTGGGATGACTAACGACGCAATCGACCTTGTGCTAAAGCTGTGGGACAACCCTCGCCCCGGCCTTTATGATCATAAACACTGGCGCTTTACGGTACCCGAACGTGACAATGAAATCGGGTTGTGGTACCACATGAAACCCTACCAAAAGCCACATCCGCCAATCGGAGTGGCTGGAGTAACCGTCAAATCAAGTACATTAGTCACAGCCGGGGCACGAGGTTGGATCCCCATGAGCATCAATGTTGTTCCAACCAGGATCATCCAATCTCATTGGGAGGCCGTTTTGGAAGGAGCTGAAAAGGCTAATATCATTGCTGATCGCTCCAAGTGGCGTATCGCCCGTAATATCTTCGTTGCCGAAACGACAAAAGAAGCTAGGAAACAAGCTATAAACGGATCATTGGGTCGTGATTTCCGGGACTACTTCCTTCACCTTTTACCCAAGTGCAAAATGCTTGATTTGATGAAATCCGATCCCAACATGCCAGATTCCGATGTGACGCTAGAATACCTGGCTGACGAGATTTGGGTAGTTGGCAGTCCCGAGCATGTCGCAGAGAAATTACAACAGCTCTACGAAGATATAGGAGGTTTTGGAGTACTCCTAGCCCTGGGACACGAGTGGGATCCGAAAGAAGCATGGCTCAATTCCATGAGGTTGCTCAAAGAAGAAGTTTTACCTCGGCTCGGAAACTGATTTAAAGATTCGGAGTTGTAGGTTTTAAGGTGCCTACGCATACGCTTAACAGAAATATCTAGAGTTTTTGGCATTCCGATCGTTTGGAATACTCTCGGCTTGGGCCTAAGAGTATAGGGATATGAAGTGCAATGAGCTAACCGGATTCGTTCTGAGTTGTTCGCCGGAGGATTAAGCCCGGGAGAAGGAACCTCTCCGACACTAAAACTTGTATTTTAGACCCGTTTCGATCTTCCACGAGCTATATTCGTTGTCCTTGATCCGAGAAGGATCACCCTTGTAGCTCCTCTCAGGCCAGTTTACGAAATTAGATAATTTCAAGAAGGACCGTAACTGTTTCGTTAATTGAAAACTAAAGGCTAAATCAACCCTCAAGGCATCTTCCATGAACTCATCTCGTGCCAATTCAGAACCAATTTCTTCCAAATAAATGCTTTGGTAAACTAGAGAAAAGGTGGTGGTGAGTGAACCGAGATTATGTTTTGCGGTCAACGCTGCAAAATGGTTGGATCGTTCGGGCAAAGGGAGGACTTCGCCAGGACGACTGTCTGTATCCGCAGAAGTGTCCGAGAAAGTGTAGAACGCCGTCAATGTAATGTCGCCCAGCAATGGGCGAAGAGATTCCAACTGGCGCTCCCATCCTAGTTCAACGCCCCCTACCGATGCTTGGTTACCGTTTTCCTTACGGCGACGATTATACCCATCGAAAGGGCCGCCCTGTATGATTTCTTCGGAATCGTAGAAAAATGCATTAAGCTTTTTGTAGTAGCCAGCTATACTCAGGTTTCCAACGGTCTCGTTTTCCAGATATACCGCAAGGACCAAATTATCGAATTTAGTTGGTTGGAGGTTAGGGTTCCCCTCACTGACAAACTGAAAATTCGTTGTGATCCTTCGGAACGGAACGAGATCAAAATAATCTGGACGAGCTAGCGTTTGAAACCAGGCCGCCCGGATTTTTGTGCTCTGACTGAGCATGTATTCCAATTCAACTGAACCCAACAATTTGGAATACTCGCTCCCTCCACTAACAGTATCGGTCGACAAGTAATTCCCCTCATCGTCTGTTTTAAGGATATTGCCGGTAGTTCCCAAGTTAGTGTTCTCAAAACGGACTCCCCCTTTAAACGACCAGCGCTCGATCTCGAAGGCCTGGAGAAAGTAAGTACCAAAAACCTCCTCCGAGGCCTGATAATTATTGGTATCTGACTCAATTCGGGTTCTGCCAGAGTTGAGGGAGAAACGCCCATCCTCCGTCCCAATTAAATTACGAAAGGCCGGGCTGTTGATACTAGGACCTCCCAAATAGGTATCTCGAATGACTAATCTTTGATCCTTTCCGGCTACTGCGTCTAATAAGAGTTGGCCATTGAATTCATCAAATACGGTATTCTCATAGGTATTTTCTCGTTCCTTCGAACGATATAACATCCCCATCCGGAGACTGCCTGCTAAGGAACCCAGATTCATCCGCCTCTCATAATTAAACTGGAGGGCTTTATCGTCGTCCTTCGTGCCAGAGTTTCTCTTACTATATTCTTTAAAGTGAAACAAGCTAGGGTCATTAAGATCTCGTCCGTTTAGAACCGATACAGCAGGGAAAGCTGGATTTGGGAGTGAGTATTCGTAGTCAATTCCTTCTGATCGAAAAATCGGATTTATATTTCCCAGACTCTCTCTCTCCCACCGGGACAAATAGAAACTGTAATCGAAACGAGAATGTTCTCCCCAAACGTCACCTCCAACTATAACTCGGAAAATTTTTCGTTTACCACCGACATCATAGAGTATCACTTCTGAAGAGGCATCACGCACAAGTACAGAATTATAACCACCTGGTTTCGAACCATCCGGCACTAATGAGGCTATCTCCCCTTCCGCAAACCAGTACCTTTTGAGCATATAGTTTACATTGTCGGTCCGATCCTGGATGGTAGACTTGAAGTAGACCTCGTGCTGCTTACTCAGTCGGTGATCGACTGTTATAACCGCCTGGTTTCGAGTCGTCTCTGCAGAATTAATACTCAAGCGCATTCGATCGATAAAGAAGAACTCTTGGCCTTTAAATTCACGCTTGCGCCAGCGTAACCCCAACTTCTCGAATACCTGATTAGAACCAGTCCTGTCTCCTTTCACCGTAATAGCCCACCGGTTTTCTTTACCTAGAATCTGGCTATTCGTTCCCTTAAATTGAAGGAATCCGGAACCAAATAAATCACTATATTTGTAGGAAATCTCGCCACTACCGGAGCGTTTCGGGCCACTAAATGGTCTTCCAAACGGAAATCGTGCCCGTTCGTTAACGCCTTCGGAGTCGATATCGGACAGCATAACATTCCCTATATCTCCAATCGATTGATACTCCGTTGCCAGGGGATTTCGTTTATCCAAAACTCGTTGGCGTTGACGCGGGTTCTCATCCACACTTCCGTCTGTGTTGTCCACCGTCCTGTGTTGCTTTTTATTTTCAGGAGGCTGCAAAAACTGCGGTTCCTTACTTGTGGAATCCTGCCCCCAAACCCCCAAAACAGCTACCGACAGGGATACTGTAAAGATTACTATTGAGGAAGGTAGCAATGGAGTCATTTTCTAAAGGTCAAGCCCCGGATACCTGTTAATCGAAATCGAGAGGCTCTCCCAGGTTTAGTCTAACTAGCCTAAGTAACAACAGATGCCAATTCTAAACCTAATTTTTTCATAGAAAACTGAAACACTCAAAACAGGATCGCACTCCGATATCGAGTTGTACACGTCACACGAATTACACCAATCAATAGGAGCATCTATCAAAACGGAGAAAGAAAGCGCGGAGATTGCAAACACCAAAAGGCAAACCTTGACTTTGGGTCCAAGGATAATTTGACCTTAAGGCCATGAAATCAGGCGGAATCGAAATACCAGAGATAATACGTCCCGAGAAAGGATTGATTGGTCGTCTAGAAGGAATCGGTAGTGCTACTGCTAGCGGAGAACTAGCCAAACTTGGAATTCGAAACTCCCACATGATCGGCCCACTGCCGAGACTGGAAGGCGCAAGCATCGTCGGGCCCGCTGTCACTCTTCATTTCCTACCTAAGCGCGAGGATCTACACAAACATGGGGAATACACTAACCCAGAAGAACAACTTCATCGCCACGCCCTCTACCAAACACAACCCGGAGACATTGTCGTCGTTGATGCTCGCGGAGATATGAGTAGCGGTATTTTCGGTGATATGATGTTGACCTTCTTTAAGGGTAGAGGAGGCGCTGGAGTTATAGTAGATGGCTGTATTCGGGACTATCCTAAGGTCAAGGAATTAGAACTTCCCCTTTGGACGCGTGGCTTTACTCCAAACTTTCATGTCCAAACTAACATTTGGCCAGTCGCTGTGAACTGCCCAATCGCATGTGGCGGCTGCCTAGTCGTGCCTGGCGATATTATCATCGCCGATGATGACGGAGCAGTTGTTGTGCCCATTGGATTAGCTGAAAAAGTAGCGGAATTGGCGGGAGAACATGCCGAATGGGAAGTTTTTAGCCGAGAACGTCTTCTCTCTGGCGGCGACCTGCGTAAATATTATCCCCTCAAGGAAGAGGCACGGGCCGAATATGAAGAGTGGAAAAAGAAACATGGATGTAGTAAACCATGATATTTATGGAATTGATTTTGTTACTAGGTCAAAGCTCGAAAAAAAGAGCCAATAGTTCTGAATCTGGGACGTCTTATTGGCCGATAATGCAACAAGACTCCCCCTGATCTCCTTCATCAAGCAAACCTGCCGTACACCATTTATTTCAGATCTTTAGTTCAGCTCCCAAACTAGATTAAATCCTCATGGCCAGCCACAGAATTTTTCCTACCTACGAATCCATCGGAGTAAGACCGCTAATCAACTGCAAAGGCACAATAACCATGGTGGGGGGGTCCATAATGTTACCCACAGTGATCGATGCTATGAACGATGCGGCAAAATGTTACGTCAATCTCGAGGAATTGATGGAGGCGGTGGGTGCCCGTATAGCCGAGCTGATGCAATGTGAGTGGGGCCTCGTAACGACGGGATGCGCAGCAGCTTTATGCCAGATTACCGCCGCTTGTGTAGCCGGGACTGACCCGGAGAAGATAGCCCTTCTACCGGATACAACTGGTATGAAAAACGAAGTCCTGGTGCAACCAACTCACCACCATGGTTATGAACACGCCGTGAGGATGGTTGGGGTGCGGATGATTGAAGTCAGAGACTTGGAAGAGCTTAAGTCGGCTATTAACGACCGTACAGCCATGCTGCTACTATTTGGTGATGCGTCAGATCGAGGGACAATCTCAGTCCGTGATACTGCGCAGGTCGGACGGGACCACGGAGTTCCAACCTTTGTTGATGCTGCTGCTGAACGTCCCGATGTACCCAATTGGTATTTGTCTGAGGGCGCCGATGCGGTAGCGTATAGTGGCGGGAAATGTCTTCGAGGCCCTCAGTCATCTGGTTTCGTTCTCGGCCGCAAAAATCTCCTCCAAGCTGCTTTTATGAATGGTTCGCCACACCAGTCTATCGGACGTCCTATGAAAGCGAGCAAGGAGGAAACAATGGGTCTTCTGGCAGCTATTGAGCAGTGGTTCATTCGAGATCACAATATGGAATGGAAGCTATGGGAAAGCTGGCTTGGAATAATTGCACAATCCGCGACAATATTTGATTTCGTGACTGCATCAATCAGGCCACCTGGTCGTTCTAACGTTGCCCCAGTTCTTTCTATTGAATGGAGCCACGAAATATTGGGAATCTCTGGAGAGGAAGTCTCTCACAGACTCTCACGAGGAGAGCCACGAATTGAAGTTAATAGCCATGAAAAGGGAATCTCGATCATGCCCTACATGATGGAGGACGGAGAAGCCGAAATCGTAGCACAACGACTGGCCCAGATTCTCAAAGAGGCTGAACGAACTGAAACTTGAGTGTTGATGAGAGAATCAGACCTTAACCTAGAACAAGCTTTTTACTTTTCATGTTAGGCAATCGAGACGTACACCTGGCCCTTCTTAGTCTGTGGAGGAATTACTGCTCTGACTTCTCCAGCAAATGGTCGGGGAAACGCCACATACAGGCTAAGCCAATGGAAGATTGCCGAACCATCACGCGAAAGGGGCTCCTGATTTATGCAATTTTTGCCAGAGCAGATTTAGAATCTACTCAGAACAATTTAGGATTTAATTTATTTAGGCATGAAATTGGAAAACAAGGCTGATCTTCTACTTAAAGGCGCTCGGGTCATT encodes the following:
- the 3,6_1 gene encoding 3,6-diketocamphane 1,6 monooxygenase, translated to MEVGFFTMPMHPPGVDYTESLEHDLEQIITLDKLGFCEAWIGEHFTSAWENIPAPDLLIASAIHQTESIVLGTGVTCMPNHNPFMIASRIAQLDHMCRGRFHWGVGSGGFPGDFEVFGFDPKTGEQRGMTNDAIDLVLKLWDNPRPGLYDHKHWRFTVPERDNEIGLWYHMKPYQKPHPPIGVAGVTVKSSTLVTAGARGWIPMSINVVPTRIIQSHWEAVLEGAEKANIIADRSKWRIARNIFVAETTKEARKQAINGSLGRDFRDYFLHLLPKCKMLDLMKSDPNMPDSDVTLEYLADEIWVVGSPEHVAEKLQQLYEDIGGFGVLLALGHEWDPKEAWLNSMRLLKEEVLPRLGN
- the xerC gene encoding Tyrosine recombinase XerC, with amino-acid sequence MKEEQQRIQEFINYLALERRLSPYTLRNYSQAIARFFSWARSNQWDGRINVINSKIVRDFVIESQRTLSRRTLHNHISALRTFYRYLLKRKAVMANPFQGLVLPKLRKSLPKFLTEFQIRELLESPMRLLDNERNSPFQAWRDRLVLELLYGGGLRVSELVSLNYGMIDNDSGVARIWGKGNKERLCPLGKVAHACLTKFRAEFALQSSYNSPVLVSDSGKRMTVRQVQKLVKCYLAIAGLPMDMSPHKIRHSYATHLINNGADLRIVQDLLGHASLSTTQIYTHIGIARLKQVHQGAHPRA
- the dgaE_2 gene encoding D-glucosaminate-6-phosphate ammonia lyase, whose amino-acid sequence is MASHRIFPTYESIGVRPLINCKGTITMVGGSIMLPTVIDAMNDAAKCYVNLEELMEAVGARIAELMQCEWGLVTTGCAAALCQITAACVAGTDPEKIALLPDTTGMKNEVLVQPTHHHGYEHAVRMVGVRMIEVRDLEELKSAINDRTAMLLLFGDASDRGTISVRDTAQVGRDHGVPTFVDAAAERPDVPNWYLSEGADAVAYSGGKCLRGPQSSGFVLGRKNLLQAAFMNGSPHQSIGRPMKASKEETMGLLAAIEQWFIRDHNMEWKLWESWLGIIAQSATIFDFVTASIRPPGRSNVAPVLSIEWSHEILGISGEEVSHRLSRGEPRIEVNSHEKGISIMPYMMEDGEAEIVAQRLAQILKEAERTET
- the sufT_2 gene encoding Fe-S protein maturation auxiliary factor SufT; translation: MEGQEIELVRDCEVTLVPMGDSAKLLAGSRVIIAQARGGSVTVRYEDGLYRVSSRDVDALGERFVKEFNGDDAIPTEEGTVGSTTDQIWNTLRTCYDPEIPVNIVDLGLIYDLEATELGDGRSRVEVKMTLTAQGCGMGPVIAEDARTKIESLPEVASADVQIVWDPKWTPNMISREGRQVLGID
- the proA_4 gene encoding 4-hydroxy-4-methyl-2-oxoglutarate aldolase/4-carboxy-4-hydroxy-2-oxoadipate aldolase; protein product: MKSGGIEIPEIIRPEKGLIGRLEGIGSATASGELAKLGIRNSHMIGPLPRLEGASIVGPAVTLHFLPKREDLHKHGEYTNPEEQLHRHALYQTQPGDIVVVDARGDMSSGIFGDMMLTFFKGRGGAGVIVDGCIRDYPKVKELELPLWTRGFTPNFHVQTNIWPVAVNCPIACGGCLVVPGDIIIADDDGAVVVPIGLAEKVAELAGEHAEWEVFSRERLLSGGDLRKYYPLKEEARAEYEEWKKKHGCSKP